The proteins below come from a single Zea mays cultivar B73 chromosome 8, Zm-B73-REFERENCE-NAM-5.0, whole genome shotgun sequence genomic window:
- the LOC100279514 gene encoding Reticulon-like protein B9, whose translation MHPNFPSDHGNGRGVGGGGGHSRRKPIHQLLGGGRAADILLWKDRNLSAGLLAGATLVWYLFEVVEYSIVPLVCQIAILAMLVVFIWSNAAPLLNIAPPRIPEVIISEHAFRQIAQIIHYKLAHTVSALYDIACGKDLKKFLLVVLSLLIVSEVVSSYSFTSLLYLGFLCAHTLPALYQRYETEVDHLAARGSEDIKRFYKRIDSNLLNKIPRGPVKTKVK comes from the exons ATGCACCCTAATTTTCCAAGCGATCATGGCAACGGACGAGgggtgggcggcggcggcggccatagCAGGCGCAAGCCGATTCATCAGCTTCTCGGTGGAGGGCGAG CCGCGgacatcttgctgtggaaggacaGGAATTTGTCTGCAGGCCTGCTCGCTGGGGCCACGTTGGTATGGTACCTGTTCGAGGTAGTTGAGTACAGCATTGTACCGCTCGTTTGCCAGATAGCCATCCTGGCCATGCTCGTCGTCTTCATCTGGTCGAATGCTGCGCCCCTCTTGAACAT AGCTCCTCCAAGGATCCCAGAAGTGATCATCTCTGAGCATGCCTTCCGACAAATAGCACAGATCATCCATTACAAACTGGCACACACCGTGTCTGCTCTTTATGACATTGCATGCGGGAAGGATCTGAAGAAATTCCTCCTG GTGGTCTTGTCACTGCTAATAGTGTCAGAGGTTGTAAGTTCTTACAGCTTCACAAGTCTTCTATATCTTG GATTTCTCTGCGCCCACACTTTGCCAGCGTTGTACCAAAGATATGAGACAGAGGTTGACCACCTAGCCGCAAGGGGTAGTGAAGACATCAAGAGGTTCTACAAGAGGattgattccaatttgctgaaCAAAATACCAAGGGGCCCAGTCAAGAcaaaagttaaataa
- the LOC100273085 gene encoding nonspecific lipid-transfer protein AKCS9 precursor has protein sequence MRPAALFLAAVLASVVLLLAAGRAAGDFSALAPCDVTQLTPCASAFAGKASPTAACCAKLLSHGPGCLCRYKDDASLKRLVDARHKRRVFTACKVPVPSC, from the coding sequence ATGAGGCCGGCCGCGCTCTTCCTCGCCGCGGTGCTGGCCagcgtcgtcctcctcctcgccgccggccgcgccGCGGGCGACTTCTCGGCCCTGGCGCCGTGCGATGTGACGCAGCTGACCCCCTGCGCGAGCGCGTTCGCGGGGAAGGCGTCGCCCACGGCCGCCTGCTGCGCCAAGCTCCTGTCCCACGGGCCCGGCTGCCTGTGCCGGTACAAGGACGACGCCAGCCTGAAGCGCCTCGTCGACGCCAGGCACAAGCGCAGGGTGTTCACCGCGTGCAAGGTGCCCGTCCCGAGTTGCTAG